A single region of the Streptomyces caelestis genome encodes:
- a CDS encoding DUF6243 family protein has protein sequence MARGGAGNLLGVGGSRQKLGRDALRGGGRGGRIGGGLDPQAQKRELLRKLQEKRQQQERQEGRTTDKSS, from the coding sequence ATGGCCCGAGGCGGAGCCGGAAACCTGCTGGGTGTCGGCGGATCGCGCCAGAAGCTCGGCCGCGATGCTCTGCGCGGCGGCGGCCGGGGCGGCCGGATCGGCGGCGGCCTCGATCCGCAGGCCCAGAAGCGCGAGTTGCTGCGCAAGCTCCAGGAGAAACGGCAGCAGCAGGAACGACAGGAGGGCCGTACGACCGACAAGTCGTCGTGA
- a CDS encoding serine hydrolase domain-containing protein, whose amino-acid sequence MSAPRLRDGTPERAGLDPGELRHLVREVHVLTTGQRPWAPGAVVVVGRGPVIAVEEAAGWAVRYSAYDEDTDAGVELPAEERVPMTVGTPFDLASLTKLFTSVAAVQQIERGTLGIDARVGAYLPDFTAAARHGITVRQLLTHTSGLRPELPLHDCADDAERLAALRREAPVGEPGTYRYSDLNMLLLQHVLERITGRTLDALFRDGITRPLGMTATEFGPCPGAAATEDQRRPWAKADRGMLRGEVHDENAWALGGVAGHAGLFSTGRDLAVFCRALLAGGSYGPARILGPDFVDLLFTPPGLGFSLDQPWFMGDLAGRGAAGHTGFTGTSLVLDPATDAFLILLTNAVHPRRRRPDSAPRAAAGSRVARALRGM is encoded by the coding sequence CTGAGCGCACCAAGACTGCGCGACGGCACGCCGGAACGGGCCGGACTCGACCCCGGGGAACTGCGTCACCTGGTCCGGGAGGTCCACGTCCTCACCACCGGGCAGCGCCCCTGGGCGCCGGGCGCGGTCGTGGTCGTCGGACGCGGCCCGGTGATCGCCGTGGAGGAGGCGGCAGGCTGGGCCGTGCGGTACTCGGCCTACGACGAGGACACCGACGCCGGCGTGGAACTGCCTGCCGAGGAGCGGGTCCCGATGACCGTCGGCACGCCCTTCGACCTGGCGTCCCTGACCAAGCTGTTCACCTCGGTGGCCGCCGTGCAGCAGATCGAGCGCGGCACCCTGGGCATCGACGCGCGGGTGGGCGCGTACCTGCCCGACTTCACGGCGGCCGCCCGGCACGGCATCACCGTACGGCAGCTGCTCACCCACACCTCCGGGCTGCGGCCCGAACTCCCGCTCCACGACTGCGCCGACGACGCCGAGCGGCTGGCGGCGCTGCGGAGGGAAGCGCCGGTCGGGGAACCGGGCACGTACCGCTACTCCGACCTGAACATGCTGCTCCTGCAGCACGTCCTGGAACGCATCACCGGCCGTACGCTCGACGCCCTCTTCCGCGACGGCATCACCCGGCCGCTGGGCATGACGGCGACGGAGTTCGGGCCGTGTCCCGGGGCGGCGGCGACGGAGGACCAGCGGCGGCCGTGGGCCAAGGCGGACCGGGGGATGCTGCGGGGTGAGGTGCACGACGAGAACGCCTGGGCGCTGGGCGGTGTGGCGGGCCACGCGGGTCTGTTCTCCACCGGCCGGGACCTCGCGGTGTTCTGCCGCGCCCTCCTCGCCGGCGGCTCCTACGGCCCGGCCCGCATCCTCGGCCCCGACTTCGTCGACCTCCTCTTCACCCCACCCGGCCTGGGCTTCTCCCTCGACCAGCCCTGGTTCATGGGTGACCTGGCGGGGCGCGGAGCGGCGGGCCACACGGGCTTCACGGGCACGTCCCTCGTCCTCGACCCGGCGACGGACGCGTTCCTCATCCTCCTCACCAACGCGGTCCATCCCCGTCGTCGTCGGCCGGACAGCGCGCCGAGGGCGGCGGCGGGGTCGCGGGTGGCGCGGGCGCTGCGGGGGATGTGA
- a CDS encoding small ribosomal subunit Rsm22 family protein, whose translation MNAPAPPAETLRAALAGLLDGLPPRQAAQAVERLIASYRGATPTDAPILRDRADVAAYAAYRMPATFEAVHSALEAFAEAVPGWVPGDHVDVGGGTGAAAWAVSATWGGKRPVTVLDWAEPALALGREIAEADPALRDVRWQRSRIGAALTLESTDLVTVSYVLNELTAPDRTALVDAAAAAAQAVVIVEPGTPDGYARVIEARDRLVGTGFHVAAPCPHSAACPIAPGTDWCHFSARVSRSSLHRQVKGGSLPYEDEKFSYVAAARFPVTPASSRVVRRPQIRKGQVLLDLCETEPSLHRTTVTKRHGDLYKAARDADWGDAWPPAP comes from the coding sequence GTGAACGCCCCCGCACCCCCGGCCGAAACCCTCCGCGCCGCCCTCGCCGGTCTGCTCGACGGACTGCCGCCCCGGCAGGCCGCGCAGGCGGTCGAGCGGCTGATCGCCAGCTATCGCGGGGCCACCCCGACCGACGCTCCCATCCTCCGCGACCGGGCCGACGTCGCCGCCTACGCCGCCTACCGCATGCCCGCGACCTTCGAGGCGGTCCACTCCGCGCTGGAGGCGTTCGCGGAGGCCGTGCCCGGGTGGGTGCCCGGCGACCATGTGGACGTCGGCGGCGGTACGGGTGCCGCGGCCTGGGCGGTGAGCGCGACCTGGGGCGGAAAGCGGCCCGTCACCGTGCTCGACTGGGCCGAGCCCGCGCTCGCGCTCGGCCGGGAGATCGCCGAGGCCGACCCGGCCCTGCGGGACGTACGGTGGCAGCGCTCTCGGATCGGAGCGGCGCTCACCCTGGAGAGCACTGATCTCGTCACCGTCTCCTACGTCCTCAACGAGCTGACCGCCCCCGACCGCACCGCCCTCGTCGACGCCGCCGCGGCCGCGGCCCAGGCCGTGGTGATCGTCGAGCCCGGCACCCCCGACGGCTACGCCCGCGTCATCGAGGCCCGCGACCGGCTGGTCGGCACCGGCTTCCACGTCGCCGCCCCCTGCCCGCACAGCGCCGCCTGCCCCATCGCCCCGGGCACGGACTGGTGCCACTTCTCCGCCCGGGTCAGCCGTTCCTCCCTGCACCGCCAGGTCAAGGGCGGCTCCCTCCCCTACGAGGACGAGAAGTTCAGCTACGTCGCCGCCGCCCGCTTCCCGGTCACCCCGGCATCCTCCCGGGTCGTCCGGCGCCCGCAGATCCGCAAGGGCCAGGTCCTCCTCGACCTGTGCGAGACCGAACCGTCCCTGCACCGCACCACCGTCACCAAGCGCCACGGCGATCTTTACAAGGCGGCCCGGGACGCGGACTGGGGAGACGCCTGGCCGCCGGCGCCCTGA
- the efeU gene encoding iron uptake transporter permease EfeU, which produces MFSNYLIGLREGLEASLVVCILIAYLVKTDRRDALRPIWTGIGVAVALALGFGCALEFGSQELTFQAQEALGGSLSILAVGLVTWMVFWMRRTARHLKSELHGRLDAALAMGTGALVATAFLAVGREGLETALFVWASVHAASDGTPRPLLGVALGLLTAILLGWLFYRGALRIDLARFFTWTGGMLVVVAAGVLAYGFHDLQEAGFLPGLNDKAFDISGTIPPDSWYGTLLKGVFNFQPDPTVLQVTVWLLYLIPTLALFLAPVGFASRKAVQAAD; this is translated from the coding sequence ATGTTCTCCAACTACCTGATCGGTCTGCGCGAGGGCCTGGAGGCGAGCCTCGTCGTCTGCATCCTCATCGCCTACCTGGTCAAGACGGACCGCAGGGACGCGCTGCGGCCGATCTGGACCGGCATCGGCGTCGCCGTCGCCCTCGCGCTCGGCTTCGGCTGCGCCCTCGAATTCGGCTCCCAGGAACTGACGTTCCAGGCGCAGGAGGCGCTCGGCGGGTCCCTGTCGATCCTCGCGGTCGGTCTGGTGACGTGGATGGTGTTCTGGATGCGGCGCACCGCCCGGCACCTGAAGTCGGAACTGCACGGCAGGCTGGACGCGGCCCTCGCCATGGGCACGGGCGCGCTGGTCGCCACCGCGTTCCTGGCCGTGGGCCGGGAGGGCCTGGAGACGGCCCTGTTCGTCTGGGCCTCGGTCCACGCGGCGAGCGACGGCACGCCGCGGCCCCTTCTCGGTGTCGCGCTGGGCCTGTTGACGGCGATCCTCCTGGGTTGGCTGTTCTACCGGGGCGCCCTGCGCATCGATCTCGCCCGGTTCTTCACGTGGACCGGCGGCATGCTGGTCGTCGTCGCGGCGGGCGTCCTGGCGTACGGCTTCCACGACCTCCAGGAGGCGGGCTTCCTGCCCGGCCTCAACGACAAGGCCTTCGACATCTCCGGCACGATTCCTCCGGACAGTTGGTACGGCACGTTGCTCAAGGGCGTGTTCAACTTCCAGCCGGACCCGACGGTGCTCCAGGTCACGGTGTGGCTGCTGTACTTGATCCCGACGCTCGCGCTCTTCCTGGCACCGGTAGGGTTTGCCTCCAGGAAGGCGGTGCAGGCTGCCGACTGA
- a CDS encoding bifunctional DNA primase/polymerase, with translation MSAEYGGRTGLQGKLTQWLRAGRRPKETAGDGGREDLLLAAAGAGLPLAPAAHPAGYRCSCDRVGCPTPARHPVSFAWQTQSTTDRAQIERWARHQPQANFITATGMVHDVLDVPLDAGRSALERLLADGVEVGPVAESDDGRMLFFTLTRGTPEDEDEWWPCELDCHPETMDEHPGLRWHCRGSYVLVPPARLPGEDQTVHWVRGPEHPLPDPLTLLETLTEAGARYAGEESDQAGSAWPVRRH, from the coding sequence ATGAGCGCGGAGTACGGCGGCAGGACCGGCCTGCAGGGCAAACTCACCCAGTGGCTGCGCGCCGGGCGCCGGCCGAAGGAGACCGCCGGTGACGGCGGCCGTGAGGACCTGCTGCTCGCCGCCGCCGGCGCCGGACTGCCGCTCGCGCCCGCCGCGCACCCGGCCGGCTACCGCTGCTCCTGCGACCGCGTCGGCTGTCCCACCCCGGCCCGGCATCCGGTGTCCTTCGCCTGGCAGACGCAGTCGACCACCGACCGCGCCCAGATCGAGCGCTGGGCCCGCCATCAGCCGCAGGCCAACTTCATCACCGCGACCGGCATGGTGCACGACGTCCTCGACGTGCCCCTGGATGCCGGTCGCAGTGCGTTGGAGCGGCTGCTCGCCGACGGTGTCGAGGTCGGTCCCGTCGCCGAGAGCGACGACGGCCGCATGCTGTTCTTCACCCTCACCCGCGGGACGCCCGAGGACGAGGACGAGTGGTGGCCGTGCGAACTGGACTGCCACCCCGAGACGATGGACGAGCACCCCGGGCTGCGGTGGCACTGCCGTGGCTCCTACGTCCTCGTACCGCCGGCGCGGCTGCCCGGCGAGGACCAGACGGTGCACTGGGTGCGCGGGCCCGAGCATCCGCTGCCGGATCCGCTGACCCTGCTGGAGACCCTGACCGAGGCCGGCGCCCGGTACGCCGGTGAGGAATCCGACCAGGCCGGGTCGGCCTGGCCGGTGCGACGGCACTGA
- a CDS encoding glycerophosphodiester phosphodiesterase: MVTRIALTGLASAVSVVSLTLTGPAGAASTLPTGVRPPEGRTRPLEWGTGPLTAAALPRITYVAHRGGAREVPENSMTGLMAAYERGTAQVLDFDTRLLRDGTPVVFHDETLNRTTYLGGAVRGLDAREWQGVRLRPKDALPGSWRSERPPTVAEVLDRFGGRIVLMLEAKDPRSLDRLAGLIRARGLTRSVFVNSNDPEVARRAHRLGLLAQLWRSARQLRTDRPERWRSYVDLLDVDHRARDADLVRAVNSGIRRVWAHTVVTDAQRDRVLALGCDGVITDAPGRLARAAQRGARP; this comes from the coding sequence ATGGTCACAAGGATCGCGCTGACGGGCCTCGCCTCCGCGGTTTCGGTGGTCTCGCTGACCCTCACGGGACCGGCCGGTGCCGCCTCGACTCTGCCGACGGGCGTCCGTCCGCCGGAGGGACGCACCCGTCCACTGGAGTGGGGCACCGGCCCTCTGACCGCGGCGGCGCTCCCCCGGATCACGTACGTCGCCCACCGCGGCGGTGCCCGCGAGGTCCCCGAGAACAGCATGACGGGGCTGATGGCCGCCTACGAGCGCGGTACGGCGCAGGTGCTGGACTTCGACACGCGGCTGCTGCGCGACGGCACGCCCGTGGTGTTCCACGACGAGACGCTGAACCGCACCACCTACCTGGGCGGCGCGGTGCGCGGCCTCGACGCCCGGGAGTGGCAGGGCGTCCGGCTGCGCCCGAAGGACGCGCTGCCCGGCAGCTGGCGGTCGGAACGGCCGCCGACGGTCGCGGAGGTGCTGGATCGTTTCGGCGGGCGGATCGTGCTGATGCTGGAGGCGAAGGACCCGCGGAGCCTCGACCGGCTGGCCGGGCTGATCCGGGCCCGTGGCCTGACCCGCTCGGTGTTCGTGAACTCCAACGACCCGGAGGTGGCCCGGCGCGCCCATCGCCTGGGCCTGCTCGCCCAGTTGTGGCGCTCGGCGCGGCAACTGCGCACGGACCGCCCGGAGCGCTGGCGGTCGTACGTGGACCTGCTGGACGTGGACCACCGGGCGCGTGACGCGGACCTCGTGCGGGCGGTGAACTCGGGGATCCGGCGGGTGTGGGCGCACACCGTGGTGACGGACGCGCAGCGGGACCGGGTGCTGGCGCTGGGCTGCGACGGGGTGATCACGGACGCGCCGGGGCGTCTCGCGCGGGCCGCTCAGCGGGGCGCGAGACCGTGA
- a CDS encoding transposase has product MSVPRELSAPFVVLGPSGVAIRTRLKGLTAGDEEVLRLVGAHLGSLASRDLKRRCAEGLEHSTDMWAQRKRALTEESSSRWAGSITKATHDQWALSRRAQLAHIQALEAGVRTIAHRLSLPVGEKGTKRAPGGYRSRQEWFAKTRRLPVLEDRLAAERADRAAGRVRVARGGKRLARNRHHLDQAQLTEAAWRQHWEASRWFLQADGESGKRFGNETIRLTPDGEVSIKLPAPLAYLANARHGRYVLTGTVAFHHRGEEWADRVAANRAVAYRIHLDTDRNRWYLTASWTIPPVKTVPLAQARAGGMIGVDTNADHLAAWRLDAHGNPVGAPRRFFFDLDGPAGYRDAQVRHALARLLHFAKRHGLSIAIEDLDFAAEKTREKHGRHKQFRKLISGMPVSRLRSRLVSMAAELGITIVAVDPAYTSKWGAQHWQKPLTGDKRATTRHDAAAVAIGRRALGHPIRRRTAPPRTHQSDGCGHRTAQAGPGARGREETRPRIPGPRTRSVRAGCGANAGDQDAQHRSGRPAEHGFWQQHSLPLSL; this is encoded by the coding sequence GTGAGTGTGCCACGTGAGCTTTCGGCGCCGTTCGTCGTCCTTGGCCCGTCCGGGGTGGCGATCCGTACCCGGCTCAAGGGCCTGACCGCTGGGGACGAGGAGGTGCTGCGGCTGGTCGGCGCGCATCTGGGATCGTTGGCTTCCCGTGACTTGAAGCGGCGCTGCGCCGAGGGGCTGGAGCACTCCACGGACATGTGGGCGCAGCGCAAACGCGCCCTGACCGAGGAGTCCTCCTCGCGGTGGGCGGGCAGCATCACCAAAGCGACGCATGACCAGTGGGCACTGTCGCGGCGTGCGCAGCTCGCCCACATCCAGGCTCTGGAAGCCGGGGTGCGCACGATCGCGCACCGGTTGTCGCTGCCGGTGGGCGAGAAGGGCACCAAACGGGCGCCGGGCGGCTACCGGAGTCGGCAGGAGTGGTTCGCCAAGACACGTCGCCTGCCCGTGCTGGAGGACCGGCTCGCCGCCGAGCGCGCCGACCGCGCAGCCGGGCGGGTGCGCGTGGCACGAGGCGGGAAGCGACTGGCCCGCAACCGTCACCACCTCGACCAAGCACAGCTCACCGAGGCCGCATGGCGGCAGCACTGGGAAGCGTCGCGCTGGTTCCTCCAGGCCGACGGCGAGAGCGGGAAGCGGTTCGGGAACGAGACGATCCGCCTCACGCCGGACGGTGAGGTCAGCATCAAGCTCCCCGCGCCGCTGGCATATCTGGCGAACGCCCGGCACGGCCGGTACGTCCTCACCGGCACCGTCGCCTTCCACCACCGGGGCGAGGAATGGGCGGACCGTGTGGCGGCGAACCGGGCCGTGGCCTACCGCATCCACCTCGATACCGACCGGAACCGCTGGTACCTGACCGCCTCGTGGACGATCCCGCCGGTCAAGACCGTTCCACTGGCTCAGGCCCGCGCCGGCGGGATGATCGGTGTCGACACCAACGCCGATCACCTCGCGGCATGGCGCCTGGATGCGCACGGCAACCCGGTCGGCGCCCCGCGCCGGTTCTTCTTCGACCTCGACGGACCGGCCGGCTACCGCGACGCCCAGGTACGGCACGCACTGGCGCGCCTGCTGCACTTCGCCAAACGTCACGGCCTGAGCATCGCGATCGAGGATCTGGACTTCGCCGCGGAGAAGACCCGGGAGAAGCACGGCAGACACAAACAGTTCCGCAAGCTGATCTCCGGCATGCCGGTATCCAGGCTGCGCTCCCGGCTGGTGTCGATGGCAGCCGAACTCGGCATCACGATCGTGGCCGTCGACCCGGCCTACACCTCCAAGTGGGGTGCCCAGCACTGGCAGAAGCCCCTTACCGGCGACAAACGCGCCACCACCCGGCATGATGCCGCTGCGGTGGCGATCGGAAGGCGCGCCCTGGGGCACCCGATCCGGCGACGGACGGCACCGCCCCGCACCCACCAGAGCGATGGGTGCGGGCATCGGACCGCCCAGGCCGGACCGGGCGCCCGGGGGCGTGAGGAAACCCGCCCCCGCATTCCCGGACCACGGACACGATCCGTGCGCGCCGGATGCGGAGCGAACGCGGGGGACCAGGATGCCCAACACCGTTCGGGGCGTCCGGCTGAGCACGGGTTCTGGCAACAGCACTCACTCCCGCTCAGTCTTTAG
- the efeB gene encoding iron uptake transporter deferrochelatase/peroxidase subunit: MTDNTDNPTPSPSRRSLLGWGGAGLALGAAAAGGAVAMARTDDDPAPDAGTAIAFHGAHQAGIATPVQDRLHFAAFDVTTDDRAEFVQLLKDWTQAARRMTAGQPVGEGGYGGLPEAPPDDTGEALDLKPSRLTLTIGFGPGLFGKFGLAEQRPAALVDLPKFAGDNLDKNRSGGDLCVQACADDPQVAVHAVRNLARIGFGKVVIRWSQLGFGKTSSTTPEAQTPRNLMGFKDGTRNIAATETGRLEKFVWVGEQDDPSWMTNGSYLVARRIRMHIETWDRTSLQEQEDIFGRDKGEGAPVGKAKERDEPFLKAMKPDAHVRLAHPDTNHGATILRRGYSFTDGTDGLGRLDAGLFFLAYQRDVREGFIPIQRNLATDALNEYIQHVGSALFAIPPGVRDKDDWWGRTLFSGEA, from the coding sequence CGGACAACACCGACAACCCCACACCATCCCCCTCCCGGCGCTCCCTGCTCGGCTGGGGCGGCGCGGGCCTGGCCCTCGGCGCCGCCGCGGCGGGCGGAGCGGTGGCGATGGCCCGCACGGACGACGACCCCGCGCCGGACGCCGGAACCGCGATCGCCTTCCACGGCGCGCACCAGGCCGGCATCGCCACCCCCGTCCAGGACCGGCTGCACTTCGCCGCGTTCGACGTGACGACCGACGACCGGGCGGAGTTCGTCCAGTTGCTGAAGGACTGGACGCAGGCCGCCCGCCGCATGACGGCCGGGCAGCCGGTGGGCGAGGGCGGCTACGGCGGCCTCCCGGAGGCACCCCCCGACGACACCGGCGAGGCCCTGGACCTGAAGCCCTCCCGCCTGACCCTCACGATCGGCTTCGGCCCGGGTCTGTTCGGGAAGTTCGGCCTGGCGGAGCAGCGACCGGCCGCCCTGGTGGACCTGCCGAAGTTCGCGGGCGACAACCTGGACAAGAACCGCAGCGGAGGCGACCTGTGCGTCCAGGCCTGCGCGGACGACCCCCAGGTCGCCGTGCACGCCGTCCGCAACCTGGCCCGCATCGGCTTCGGCAAGGTCGTCATCCGCTGGTCGCAGCTCGGCTTCGGCAAGACGTCGTCGACGACGCCCGAGGCGCAGACGCCGCGCAACCTGATGGGCTTCAAGGACGGCACCCGCAACATCGCGGCAACGGAGACGGGCCGGCTGGAGAAGTTCGTGTGGGTGGGCGAACAGGACGACCCGTCCTGGATGACGAACGGCTCCTACCTCGTCGCCCGACGCATCCGGATGCACATCGAGACGTGGGACCGCACCTCGCTCCAGGAGCAGGAGGACATCTTCGGCCGCGACAAGGGCGAGGGTGCCCCGGTCGGCAAGGCGAAGGAGCGCGACGAGCCGTTCCTGAAGGCCATGAAGCCCGACGCGCACGTCCGGCTCGCGCACCCCGACACCAACCACGGCGCGACGATCCTGCGCCGCGGCTATTCCTTCACCGACGGCACGGACGGACTGGGCCGGCTGGACGCGGGCCTGTTCTTCCTGGCCTACCAGCGGGACGTCCGCGAGGGCTTCATCCCGATCCAGCGCAACCTGGCCACGGACGCGCTCAACGAGTACATCCAGCACGTGGGTTCGGCGCTCTTCGCGATCCCGCCAGGCGTTCGCGACAAGGACGACTGGTGGGGCCGGACGCTGTTCTCCGGGGAGGCGTAG
- a CDS encoding S28 family serine protease → MRVWTRRRLLTSAATAVSAAGLAATTALPARAAAGAARPGTGDIADALRALPGLRLIEERQDAEAGYRHFVLGLRQPVDHTNPAAGTFEQRLILLHTAADRPMVLTTTGYHAVLSPWRSEPTILLGANQLQVEHRYFGTSRPAGTGYAHLTIRQAADDHHRVVRLFRRLYHGAWISTGSSKGGLATVYHRRFHPQDVDGTVVYSAPNNVDDRDDSAYLRFLATVGTPAGREAVKSAQRRLLLDRAGMVARYEAWAAAHNDTFRIIGSADQAFEIAVLRVLFMFWQRGSAADVARIPGLEATADELYTWLYDTAGLPLYADTAARRYVPYWYQIGTQLGYGDVPTDHLADLIRHSGGIEARNFVPRDIPMAFDAAAMPDIDRWVRRRGSRMLVVNGTQDPSVAEYFDPGGHDSRVLWVPGGNHNIEIANLSPADRASAEEALFRWAGQGAGGQASPQSASRAAL, encoded by the coding sequence ATGCGCGTGTGGACGAGACGACGACTGCTCACTTCGGCGGCGACGGCCGTCTCGGCGGCGGGTCTCGCCGCGACGACGGCCCTGCCCGCCCGGGCGGCGGCCGGAGCGGCCCGTCCCGGCACCGGCGACATCGCGGACGCGCTGCGGGCACTGCCCGGTCTGCGACTGATCGAGGAGCGGCAGGACGCCGAAGCGGGGTACCGGCACTTCGTCCTGGGCCTGCGCCAGCCGGTCGACCACACGAACCCCGCGGCCGGCACCTTCGAGCAGCGCCTCATCCTGCTGCACACCGCCGCCGACCGTCCCATGGTCCTCACCACCACGGGCTACCACGCGGTCCTCTCGCCCTGGCGGAGCGAACCGACGATCCTGCTCGGCGCCAACCAACTCCAGGTGGAGCACCGCTACTTCGGCACATCCCGCCCGGCGGGGACCGGCTACGCCCACCTCACGATCCGCCAGGCCGCCGACGACCACCACCGCGTCGTCCGCCTCTTCCGCCGGCTCTACCACGGCGCGTGGATCTCCACCGGCAGCAGCAAGGGCGGCTTGGCGACGGTCTACCACCGCCGCTTCCACCCCCAGGACGTCGACGGCACGGTGGTCTACTCGGCTCCGAACAACGTCGACGACCGCGACGACTCCGCCTACCTGCGCTTCCTGGCGACGGTCGGCACCCCCGCGGGCCGCGAGGCCGTCAAGTCCGCACAGCGGCGGCTGCTGCTCGACCGGGCCGGGATGGTCGCCCGTTACGAGGCCTGGGCGGCCGCCCACAACGACACCTTCCGCATCATCGGCAGCGCCGACCAGGCCTTCGAGATCGCCGTGCTGCGCGTACTGTTCATGTTCTGGCAGCGGGGCAGCGCGGCCGACGTCGCCAGGATCCCCGGCCTGGAGGCCACGGCCGACGAGCTGTACACCTGGCTCTACGACACGGCGGGACTGCCTCTCTACGCCGACACGGCGGCGCGGCGCTACGTCCCGTACTGGTACCAGATCGGCACGCAGCTGGGGTACGGCGACGTCCCCACCGACCATCTGGCGGACCTGATACGCCACTCCGGCGGCATCGAGGCGCGCAACTTCGTCCCCCGGGACATCCCCATGGCCTTCGACGCGGCGGCCATGCCGGATATCGACCGCTGGGTCCGCCGGCGCGGCAGCCGCATGCTGGTCGTCAACGGCACCCAGGACCCTTCCGTGGCCGAGTACTTCGACCCCGGCGGCCACGACTCCCGGGTCCTCTGGGTCCCGGGAGGCAACCACAACATCGAGATCGCGAACCTGTCCCCCGCCGACCGGGCGTCGGCGGAGGAGGCGTTGTTCCGCTGGGCCGGTCAGGGCGCCGGCGGCCAGGCGTCTCCCCAGTCCGCGTCCCGGGCCGCCTTGTAA
- a CDS encoding TetR/AcrR family transcriptional regulator has protein sequence MPARKSAQPAKPAPDSTRRSEKSRRAIYEAALALVVEVGYPKTTIEGIAARAGVGKQTIYRWWSSKADVLMEAFLDLGEQSLREAGPVPYAFPDSGDLAADVKAVLRATVDQLRDPRFEAPSRALAAEGVVNEHLGRELVAKLMQPSLDLYIGRLRAAQDAGQVRPEIDPRIALEFFISPLAQRWLQHTGPISYEYTDTLVDYALHGLAPR, from the coding sequence ATGCCCGCACGGAAGTCCGCTCAGCCCGCCAAGCCCGCCCCCGACTCCACCCGGCGCAGCGAGAAGTCCCGCCGCGCCATCTACGAAGCCGCCCTCGCGCTCGTCGTGGAGGTCGGTTACCCGAAGACCACCATCGAGGGCATCGCCGCCCGCGCCGGTGTCGGGAAGCAGACGATCTACCGCTGGTGGTCGTCGAAGGCGGACGTGCTGATGGAGGCGTTCCTCGACCTGGGCGAGCAGTCCCTGCGGGAAGCGGGACCGGTGCCGTACGCCTTCCCCGACAGCGGCGACCTCGCCGCCGACGTCAAGGCCGTCCTGCGCGCCACCGTCGACCAGTTGCGCGACCCGAGGTTCGAGGCGCCGTCCCGTGCGCTGGCCGCCGAGGGCGTGGTGAACGAGCACCTCGGTCGCGAGCTCGTGGCCAAGCTGATGCAGCCCTCACTCGACCTCTACATCGGCCGGCTGCGCGCCGCGCAGGACGCCGGCCAGGTGCGGCCCGAGATCGACCCGCGCATCGCCCTGGAGTTCTTCATCTCCCCGCTCGCCCAGCGCTGGCTCCAGCACACCGGCCCGATCTCCTACGAGTACACCGACACCCTCGTCGACTACGCCCTTCACGGTCTCGCGCCCCGCTGA